A genomic window from Peromyscus maniculatus bairdii isolate BWxNUB_F1_BW_parent chromosome 1, HU_Pman_BW_mat_3.1, whole genome shotgun sequence includes:
- the LOC121826030 gene encoding paired immunoglobulin-like receptor B: MDGAHSKPSLSALPSPVVSEGGHHYKALYSVGPVTSSQRWTFRCYSNDQRSPLEWSEPSNPLELLFSGTLQKPTIKAEPASVVTSGSAVSIWCQRSLDTEIYVLHKEGSKKHLGTRSQEKPENKAKFSIPSVTQQHGGQYRCYCHSSAGWSEPSDTLELVVTGIYNNKTSLTALPSPVVTFGENMTLKCVSKEGYDKFTLTKKGQKFLSSQNSQFIPSITQYQALFSIDRVTPDHRGTFRCYGYYNQTPHLWSVPSKPLEIHISGLSKKPSLLTHQGQILDPGKSLTLQCCSDVNYDRFALYKLGGADFTHYGVQWTQSGRSLANFTLGPVSSSTGGQYRCYGAHNLSSEWSASSDPLNIFITGQLPFSPSLSVKPNSTVHSGDNVTLLCQSTYKVDTFILSKEGAAHQPERLKSKCYRSQDSSPYLLSYASDPVELTVSEPIGAPSPTPSKSVPAAGLEGYLKALAGVSVAFLLFLFILIFLLLRQRHQGKLRKDDPIQLLPPRKKTFVR, encoded by the exons ATGGATG gAGCACACAGTAAACCCAGCCTGTCGGCCCTGCCCAGTCCTGTGGTGTCTGAGGGAGGACAT CACTACAAGGCCCTGTACTCTGTGGGCCCTGTGACCTCCAGCCAAAGGTGGACATTCAGATGCTATAGCAATGACCAGAGAAGCCCACTGGAGTGGTCAGAACCCAGCAACCCACTGGAGCTCCTCTTCTCAG GGACCCTCCAAAAACCCACCATCAAGGCTGAGCCTGCCTCTGTGGTCACCTCAGGGAGTGCTGTGTCCATCTGGTGTCAGAGGAGCCTGGATACAGAAATATATGTTCTGCATAAAGAGGGAAGCAAAAAACACTTAGGCACACGGTCCCAAGAGAAGCCTGAGAACAAGGCCaagttctccatcccttctgtgacACAGCAACATGGGGGACAATATCGCTGTTACTGTCACAGCTCAGCTGGCTGGTCAGAGCCCAGTGATACCCTTGAACTGGTGGTGACAG GAAtctacaacaacaaaaccagcctgacagccctgcccagccctgtggtgactTTTGGAGAGAACATGACTCTCAAGTGTGTCTCCAAGGAGGGATATGACAAGTTCACTCTCACCAAGAAAGGTCAGAAGTTCCTCAGCTCTCAGAACTCACAGTTTATACCCAGTATAACTCAGTACCAAGCCTTGTTCTCTATCGATCGTGTAACACCAGACCACAGAGGGACATTCAGATGTTATGGTTACTACAACCAAACTCCACATTTGTGGTCAGTACCCAGTAAACCCCTGGAAATACACATCTCAG GCCTGTCCAAGAAGCCCTCCTTGCTGACTCACCAAGGCCAgatcctggaccctgggaagagCCTCACCCTGCAGTGTTGCTCTGACGTCAACTATGACAGATTTGCTCTGTACAAGTTAGGGGGAGCTGACTTCACCCACTATGGTGTCCAGTGGACCCAGAGTGGCCGCTCCTTGGCCAACTTCACACTGGGCCCTGTGAGCAGCTCTACTGGAGGCCAATACAGATGCTATGGTGCACACAACCTCTCCTCTGAGTGGTCAGCCTCCAGTGACCCCCTGAATATCTTCATCACAG gacagcttcccttcagtccttcCCTCTCAGTGAAGCCTAACTCCACAGTACACTCTGGAGACAACGTGACCCTGCTGTGTCAGTCAACATACAAAGTGGACACTTTCATTCTGTCCAAAGAGGGAGCAGCTCACCAACCCGAGAGACTAAAATCAAA GTGCTATAGATCTCAAGACTCATCTCCTTACCTGTTGTCATATGCCAGTGACCCTGTGGAGCTCACTGTCTCAG AACCAATTGGAGCCCCCAGCCCAACACCCTCAAAGTCCGTGCCAGCGGCTG GACTGGAAGGGTACCTGAAGGCTCTGGCAGGAGTCTCTGTggccttcctcctgttcctcttcatcctcatcttcctccttctccgACAAAGGCATCAGGGAAAATTAAGGAAGGATG ATCCAATCCAGCTGCTGCCACCCAGGAAGAAAACCTTTGTGAGATAA